Proteins from a genomic interval of Haemorhous mexicanus isolate bHaeMex1 chromosome Z, bHaeMex1.pri, whole genome shotgun sequence:
- the GIN1 gene encoding gypsy retrotransposon integrase-like protein 1 isoform X4 produces the protein MVRSGKSGGLHLKQIAYYKRTGEYHPTTLSSERSGIRRAAKKFVFNENKLFYVGKDRKQMRLVIVSDEEKKKVLEKCHKNAAGTHHGISRTLTLVESNYYWTSVTNDVKQWVHACQHCQVAKNIATRVPKIHPIKAEDPWTAVTIELMGPFNVTNRSHKYIIIMTDLFTRWTVILPLHDTSAAEIAKAIINMFFLYGPPEKMPIDQGKELVYQINEELFALFGMKQIVMSYPQTHDVNERMSKTIKTFLNKYCIDHPNDWDEHLSAIAYAFNLTNLEPDQNTPYFQMFNRNPRVVEPMNTCVEGEYSSFAKIFEATKKQSQALEEEKTSDCQADKKTSDEQKIRTKITVKRKSKQLNTLQLKVGHEVLRQRKNWWKDGRFQSEWIGPCIIDYITENGCAILRDSTGSRLKRPIKMSHLKPYIRGSSEKGNHYILQGAVVFDHDYIGLSERSNNSRQADSVAEKEINAYKRDIMSAVQIPPAACKDQESADGKQESELREDHCIEPNTAEPEQWPSPCWTLQTKTEDT, from the exons ATGGTTCGTAGTGGAAAAAGTGGTGGGCTTCACTTGAAGCAGATTGCATACTACAAGCGAACAGGGGAATATCATCCCACAACATTATCAAGTGAAAGAAGTGGAATCAGGAGAGCTGCcaaaaaatttgttttcaatg AAAACAAGTTGTTCTATGTTGGGAAAGACAGAAAGCAAATGCGCCTGGTAATTGTTTCcgatgaagagaagaaaaaagtccTCGAGAAATGCCACAAAAATGCTGCTGGCACTCATCATGGTATATCAAGGACACTGACTTTAGTGGAGTCTAATTACTACTGGACCTCTGTAACAAATGATGTCAAGCAGTGG GTGCATGCTTGCCAGCATTGCCAGGTGGCAAAGAACATAGCCACCAGAGTACCCAAAATACACCCTATCAAAGCAGAGGACCCATGGACAGCAGTCACTATAGAACTAATGGGACCTTTCAATGTTACCAACAGAAGTCACAAATACATCATAATTATGACAGATTTGTTTACAAGATGGACTGTTATCTTACCACTGCATGACACTTCAGCAGCTGAAATTGCTAAGGCAATCATAAACATGTTTTTCTTATATGGGCCACCTGAAAAGATGCCTATTGATCAGGGGAAGGAGCTTGTTTATCAG ATAAATGAAGAACTGTTTGCACTCTTTGGAATGAAGCAAATTGTAATGTCTTATCCTCAGACACATGATGTAAATGAAAGAATGTCCAAGACAATCAAAACTTTCCTTAATAAGTATTGCATAGACCATCCAAATGATTGGGATGAGCATTTATCTGCTATAGCCTATGCTTTCAATTTGACAAATTTG GAGCCAGATCAAAACACCCCATATTTCCAAATGTTCAACCGTAACCCACGTGTTGTTGAGCCCATGAATACATGTGTGGAAGGAGAATACAGTAGTTTTGCCAAAATATTTGAAGCAACTAAAAAACAAAGTCAAGCactggaagaagagaaaacctCAGATTGCCAG GCAGATAAAAAAACTTCAGATGAACAAAAAATCAGAACCAAAATCACAGTCAAAAGGAAGTCAAAACAATTAAATACCCTTCAACTTAAAGTTGGTCATGAAGTCCTCAGGCAAAGAAAAAACTGGTGGAAAGATGGTCGTTTCCAGTCAGAATGGATTGGTCCTTGTATCATAGATTACATCACAGAAAATGGCTGTGCAATATTAAGAGATTCCACAGGATCCAGGCTGAAAAGACCCATCAAGATGTCTCACCTCAAGCCGTATATAAGAGGGTCCAGTGAAAAAG GCAACCATTACATTCTACAAGGTGCAGTAGTTTTTGACCATGACTATATTGGCTTATCTGAAAGATCTAATAATTCAAGACAAGCAGACTCTGttgctgaaaaagaaataaatgcttACAAAAGGGATATCATGTCTGCTGTACAGAttccacctgcagcctgcaAAGACCAAGAATCAGCAGATGGTAAACAGGAATCTGAGCTGAGAGAAGATCATTGCATTGAACCAAacactgcagagccagagcaatGGCCATCACCTTGTTGGACCCTTCAGACAAAGACAGAGGATACTTAA
- the GIN1 gene encoding gypsy retrotransposon integrase-like protein 1 isoform X3 gives MGRKERRERQKRKKGTAASPAPGSPAVPTGGGSAAAPPPPLPPATSGGATKVSGRHRGRGCGWSGQETVAPATGLAGTSAGAENKLFYVGKDRKQMRLVIVSDEEKKKVLEKCHKNAAGTHHGISRTLTLVESNYYWTSVTNDVKQWVHACQHCQVAKNIATRVPKIHPIKAEDPWTAVTIELMGPFNVTNRSHKYIIIMTDLFTRWTVILPLHDTSAAEIAKAIINMFFLYGPPEKMPIDQGKELVYQINEELFALFGMKQIVMSYPQTHDVNERMSKTIKTFLNKYCIDHPNDWDEHLSAIAYAFNLTNLEPDQNTPYFQMFNRNPRVVEPMNTCVEGEYSSFAKIFEATKKQSQALEEEKTSDCQADKKTSDEQKIRTKITVKRKSKQLNTLQLKVGHEVLRQRKNWWKDGRFQSEWIGPCIIDYITENGCAILRDSTGSRLKRPIKMSHLKPYIRGSSEKGNHYILQGAVVFDHDYIGLSERSNNSRQADSVAEKEINAYKRDIMSAVQIPPAACKDQESADGKQESELREDHCIEPNTAEPEQWPSPCWTLQTKTEDT, from the exons atgggaaggaaggaaaggcgggaaaggcagaaaagaaagaagggaacGGCCGCCTCACCTGCTCCCGGCAGCCCCGCAGTCCCCACAGGAGGCGGCAGCGCCGCTGCCCcgccccctcctctccctcccgCCACTTCCGGGGGCGCCACAAAAGTCTCGGGGCGCCACCGGGGCCGTGGCTGTGGCTGGTCTGGCCAGGAAACTGTGGCCCCCGCGACGGGCCTTGCCGGTACCTCTGCCGGAGCAG AAAACAAGTTGTTCTATGTTGGGAAAGACAGAAAGCAAATGCGCCTGGTAATTGTTTCcgatgaagagaagaaaaaagtccTCGAGAAATGCCACAAAAATGCTGCTGGCACTCATCATGGTATATCAAGGACACTGACTTTAGTGGAGTCTAATTACTACTGGACCTCTGTAACAAATGATGTCAAGCAGTGG GTGCATGCTTGCCAGCATTGCCAGGTGGCAAAGAACATAGCCACCAGAGTACCCAAAATACACCCTATCAAAGCAGAGGACCCATGGACAGCAGTCACTATAGAACTAATGGGACCTTTCAATGTTACCAACAGAAGTCACAAATACATCATAATTATGACAGATTTGTTTACAAGATGGACTGTTATCTTACCACTGCATGACACTTCAGCAGCTGAAATTGCTAAGGCAATCATAAACATGTTTTTCTTATATGGGCCACCTGAAAAGATGCCTATTGATCAGGGGAAGGAGCTTGTTTATCAG ATAAATGAAGAACTGTTTGCACTCTTTGGAATGAAGCAAATTGTAATGTCTTATCCTCAGACACATGATGTAAATGAAAGAATGTCCAAGACAATCAAAACTTTCCTTAATAAGTATTGCATAGACCATCCAAATGATTGGGATGAGCATTTATCTGCTATAGCCTATGCTTTCAATTTGACAAATTTG GAGCCAGATCAAAACACCCCATATTTCCAAATGTTCAACCGTAACCCACGTGTTGTTGAGCCCATGAATACATGTGTGGAAGGAGAATACAGTAGTTTTGCCAAAATATTTGAAGCAACTAAAAAACAAAGTCAAGCactggaagaagagaaaacctCAGATTGCCAG GCAGATAAAAAAACTTCAGATGAACAAAAAATCAGAACCAAAATCACAGTCAAAAGGAAGTCAAAACAATTAAATACCCTTCAACTTAAAGTTGGTCATGAAGTCCTCAGGCAAAGAAAAAACTGGTGGAAAGATGGTCGTTTCCAGTCAGAATGGATTGGTCCTTGTATCATAGATTACATCACAGAAAATGGCTGTGCAATATTAAGAGATTCCACAGGATCCAGGCTGAAAAGACCCATCAAGATGTCTCACCTCAAGCCGTATATAAGAGGGTCCAGTGAAAAAG GCAACCATTACATTCTACAAGGTGCAGTAGTTTTTGACCATGACTATATTGGCTTATCTGAAAGATCTAATAATTCAAGACAAGCAGACTCTGttgctgaaaaagaaataaatgcttACAAAAGGGATATCATGTCTGCTGTACAGAttccacctgcagcctgcaAAGACCAAGAATCAGCAGATGGTAAACAGGAATCTGAGCTGAGAGAAGATCATTGCATTGAACCAAacactgcagagccagagcaatGGCCATCACCTTGTTGGACCCTTCAGACAAAGACAGAGGATACTTAA
- the GIN1 gene encoding gypsy retrotransposon integrase-like protein 1 isoform X5, with protein sequence MRLVIVSDEEKKKVLEKCHKNAAGTHHGISRTLTLVESNYYWTSVTNDVKQWVHACQHCQVAKNIATRVPKIHPIKAEDPWTAVTIELMGPFNVTNRSHKYIIIMTDLFTRWTVILPLHDTSAAEIAKAIINMFFLYGPPEKMPIDQGKELVYQINEELFALFGMKQIVMSYPQTHDVNERMSKTIKTFLNKYCIDHPNDWDEHLSAIAYAFNLTNLEPDQNTPYFQMFNRNPRVVEPMNTCVEGEYSSFAKIFEATKKQSQALEEEKTSDCQADKKTSDEQKIRTKITVKRKSKQLNTLQLKVGHEVLRQRKNWWKDGRFQSEWIGPCIIDYITENGCAILRDSTGSRLKRPIKMSHLKPYIRGSSEKGNHYILQGAVVFDHDYIGLSERSNNSRQADSVAEKEINAYKRDIMSAVQIPPAACKDQESADGKQESELREDHCIEPNTAEPEQWPSPCWTLQTKTEDT encoded by the exons ATGCGCCTGGTAATTGTTTCcgatgaagagaagaaaaaagtccTCGAGAAATGCCACAAAAATGCTGCTGGCACTCATCATGGTATATCAAGGACACTGACTTTAGTGGAGTCTAATTACTACTGGACCTCTGTAACAAATGATGTCAAGCAGTGG GTGCATGCTTGCCAGCATTGCCAGGTGGCAAAGAACATAGCCACCAGAGTACCCAAAATACACCCTATCAAAGCAGAGGACCCATGGACAGCAGTCACTATAGAACTAATGGGACCTTTCAATGTTACCAACAGAAGTCACAAATACATCATAATTATGACAGATTTGTTTACAAGATGGACTGTTATCTTACCACTGCATGACACTTCAGCAGCTGAAATTGCTAAGGCAATCATAAACATGTTTTTCTTATATGGGCCACCTGAAAAGATGCCTATTGATCAGGGGAAGGAGCTTGTTTATCAG ATAAATGAAGAACTGTTTGCACTCTTTGGAATGAAGCAAATTGTAATGTCTTATCCTCAGACACATGATGTAAATGAAAGAATGTCCAAGACAATCAAAACTTTCCTTAATAAGTATTGCATAGACCATCCAAATGATTGGGATGAGCATTTATCTGCTATAGCCTATGCTTTCAATTTGACAAATTTG GAGCCAGATCAAAACACCCCATATTTCCAAATGTTCAACCGTAACCCACGTGTTGTTGAGCCCATGAATACATGTGTGGAAGGAGAATACAGTAGTTTTGCCAAAATATTTGAAGCAACTAAAAAACAAAGTCAAGCactggaagaagagaaaacctCAGATTGCCAG GCAGATAAAAAAACTTCAGATGAACAAAAAATCAGAACCAAAATCACAGTCAAAAGGAAGTCAAAACAATTAAATACCCTTCAACTTAAAGTTGGTCATGAAGTCCTCAGGCAAAGAAAAAACTGGTGGAAAGATGGTCGTTTCCAGTCAGAATGGATTGGTCCTTGTATCATAGATTACATCACAGAAAATGGCTGTGCAATATTAAGAGATTCCACAGGATCCAGGCTGAAAAGACCCATCAAGATGTCTCACCTCAAGCCGTATATAAGAGGGTCCAGTGAAAAAG GCAACCATTACATTCTACAAGGTGCAGTAGTTTTTGACCATGACTATATTGGCTTATCTGAAAGATCTAATAATTCAAGACAAGCAGACTCTGttgctgaaaaagaaataaatgcttACAAAAGGGATATCATGTCTGCTGTACAGAttccacctgcagcctgcaAAGACCAAGAATCAGCAGATGGTAAACAGGAATCTGAGCTGAGAGAAGATCATTGCATTGAACCAAacactgcagagccagagcaatGGCCATCACCTTGTTGGACCCTTCAGACAAAGACAGAGGATACTTAA
- the GIN1 gene encoding gypsy retrotransposon integrase-like protein 1 isoform X1, translating to MGRKERRERQKRKKGTAASPAPGSPAVPTGGGSAAAPPPPLPPATSGGATKVSGRHRGRGCGWSGQETVAPATGLAGTSAGAGEIVVLRSTSVLVLSENKLFYVGKDRKQMRLVIVSDEEKKKVLEKCHKNAAGTHHGISRTLTLVESNYYWTSVTNDVKQWVHACQHCQVAKNIATRVPKIHPIKAEDPWTAVTIELMGPFNVTNRSHKYIIIMTDLFTRWTVILPLHDTSAAEIAKAIINMFFLYGPPEKMPIDQGKELVYQINEELFALFGMKQIVMSYPQTHDVNERMSKTIKTFLNKYCIDHPNDWDEHLSAIAYAFNLTNLEPDQNTPYFQMFNRNPRVVEPMNTCVEGEYSSFAKIFEATKKQSQALEEEKTSDCQADKKTSDEQKIRTKITVKRKSKQLNTLQLKVGHEVLRQRKNWWKDGRFQSEWIGPCIIDYITENGCAILRDSTGSRLKRPIKMSHLKPYIRGSSEKGNHYILQGAVVFDHDYIGLSERSNNSRQADSVAEKEINAYKRDIMSAVQIPPAACKDQESADGKQESELREDHCIEPNTAEPEQWPSPCWTLQTKTEDT from the exons atgggaaggaaggaaaggcgggaaaggcagaaaagaaagaagggaacGGCCGCCTCACCTGCTCCCGGCAGCCCCGCAGTCCCCACAGGAGGCGGCAGCGCCGCTGCCCcgccccctcctctccctcccgCCACTTCCGGGGGCGCCACAAAAGTCTCGGGGCGCCACCGGGGCCGTGGCTGTGGCTGGTCTGGCCAGGAAACTGTGGCCCCCGCGACGGGCCTTGCCGGTACCTCTGCCGGAGCAG GTGAGATCGTGGTGTTGAGAAGTACATCTGTGTTAGTTCTGTCAG AAAACAAGTTGTTCTATGTTGGGAAAGACAGAAAGCAAATGCGCCTGGTAATTGTTTCcgatgaagagaagaaaaaagtccTCGAGAAATGCCACAAAAATGCTGCTGGCACTCATCATGGTATATCAAGGACACTGACTTTAGTGGAGTCTAATTACTACTGGACCTCTGTAACAAATGATGTCAAGCAGTGG GTGCATGCTTGCCAGCATTGCCAGGTGGCAAAGAACATAGCCACCAGAGTACCCAAAATACACCCTATCAAAGCAGAGGACCCATGGACAGCAGTCACTATAGAACTAATGGGACCTTTCAATGTTACCAACAGAAGTCACAAATACATCATAATTATGACAGATTTGTTTACAAGATGGACTGTTATCTTACCACTGCATGACACTTCAGCAGCTGAAATTGCTAAGGCAATCATAAACATGTTTTTCTTATATGGGCCACCTGAAAAGATGCCTATTGATCAGGGGAAGGAGCTTGTTTATCAG ATAAATGAAGAACTGTTTGCACTCTTTGGAATGAAGCAAATTGTAATGTCTTATCCTCAGACACATGATGTAAATGAAAGAATGTCCAAGACAATCAAAACTTTCCTTAATAAGTATTGCATAGACCATCCAAATGATTGGGATGAGCATTTATCTGCTATAGCCTATGCTTTCAATTTGACAAATTTG GAGCCAGATCAAAACACCCCATATTTCCAAATGTTCAACCGTAACCCACGTGTTGTTGAGCCCATGAATACATGTGTGGAAGGAGAATACAGTAGTTTTGCCAAAATATTTGAAGCAACTAAAAAACAAAGTCAAGCactggaagaagagaaaacctCAGATTGCCAG GCAGATAAAAAAACTTCAGATGAACAAAAAATCAGAACCAAAATCACAGTCAAAAGGAAGTCAAAACAATTAAATACCCTTCAACTTAAAGTTGGTCATGAAGTCCTCAGGCAAAGAAAAAACTGGTGGAAAGATGGTCGTTTCCAGTCAGAATGGATTGGTCCTTGTATCATAGATTACATCACAGAAAATGGCTGTGCAATATTAAGAGATTCCACAGGATCCAGGCTGAAAAGACCCATCAAGATGTCTCACCTCAAGCCGTATATAAGAGGGTCCAGTGAAAAAG GCAACCATTACATTCTACAAGGTGCAGTAGTTTTTGACCATGACTATATTGGCTTATCTGAAAGATCTAATAATTCAAGACAAGCAGACTCTGttgctgaaaaagaaataaatgcttACAAAAGGGATATCATGTCTGCTGTACAGAttccacctgcagcctgcaAAGACCAAGAATCAGCAGATGGTAAACAGGAATCTGAGCTGAGAGAAGATCATTGCATTGAACCAAacactgcagagccagagcaatGGCCATCACCTTGTTGGACCCTTCAGACAAAGACAGAGGATACTTAA
- the GIN1 gene encoding gypsy retrotransposon integrase-like protein 1 isoform X2 — MAADATAGCKTPTSRACPLSLIGELPSPLSHFAKPGRNVGEIVVLRSTSVLVLSENKLFYVGKDRKQMRLVIVSDEEKKKVLEKCHKNAAGTHHGISRTLTLVESNYYWTSVTNDVKQWVHACQHCQVAKNIATRVPKIHPIKAEDPWTAVTIELMGPFNVTNRSHKYIIIMTDLFTRWTVILPLHDTSAAEIAKAIINMFFLYGPPEKMPIDQGKELVYQINEELFALFGMKQIVMSYPQTHDVNERMSKTIKTFLNKYCIDHPNDWDEHLSAIAYAFNLTNLEPDQNTPYFQMFNRNPRVVEPMNTCVEGEYSSFAKIFEATKKQSQALEEEKTSDCQADKKTSDEQKIRTKITVKRKSKQLNTLQLKVGHEVLRQRKNWWKDGRFQSEWIGPCIIDYITENGCAILRDSTGSRLKRPIKMSHLKPYIRGSSEKGNHYILQGAVVFDHDYIGLSERSNNSRQADSVAEKEINAYKRDIMSAVQIPPAACKDQESADGKQESELREDHCIEPNTAEPEQWPSPCWTLQTKTEDT, encoded by the exons ATGGCAGCTGACGCTACCGCGGGCTGCAAGACGCCGACTTCGCGTGCCTGTCCACTCAGCCTCATAGGCGAACTCCCCAGCCCTCTGTCGCACTTTGCAAAACCAGGAAGGAATGTAG GTGAGATCGTGGTGTTGAGAAGTACATCTGTGTTAGTTCTGTCAG AAAACAAGTTGTTCTATGTTGGGAAAGACAGAAAGCAAATGCGCCTGGTAATTGTTTCcgatgaagagaagaaaaaagtccTCGAGAAATGCCACAAAAATGCTGCTGGCACTCATCATGGTATATCAAGGACACTGACTTTAGTGGAGTCTAATTACTACTGGACCTCTGTAACAAATGATGTCAAGCAGTGG GTGCATGCTTGCCAGCATTGCCAGGTGGCAAAGAACATAGCCACCAGAGTACCCAAAATACACCCTATCAAAGCAGAGGACCCATGGACAGCAGTCACTATAGAACTAATGGGACCTTTCAATGTTACCAACAGAAGTCACAAATACATCATAATTATGACAGATTTGTTTACAAGATGGACTGTTATCTTACCACTGCATGACACTTCAGCAGCTGAAATTGCTAAGGCAATCATAAACATGTTTTTCTTATATGGGCCACCTGAAAAGATGCCTATTGATCAGGGGAAGGAGCTTGTTTATCAG ATAAATGAAGAACTGTTTGCACTCTTTGGAATGAAGCAAATTGTAATGTCTTATCCTCAGACACATGATGTAAATGAAAGAATGTCCAAGACAATCAAAACTTTCCTTAATAAGTATTGCATAGACCATCCAAATGATTGGGATGAGCATTTATCTGCTATAGCCTATGCTTTCAATTTGACAAATTTG GAGCCAGATCAAAACACCCCATATTTCCAAATGTTCAACCGTAACCCACGTGTTGTTGAGCCCATGAATACATGTGTGGAAGGAGAATACAGTAGTTTTGCCAAAATATTTGAAGCAACTAAAAAACAAAGTCAAGCactggaagaagagaaaacctCAGATTGCCAG GCAGATAAAAAAACTTCAGATGAACAAAAAATCAGAACCAAAATCACAGTCAAAAGGAAGTCAAAACAATTAAATACCCTTCAACTTAAAGTTGGTCATGAAGTCCTCAGGCAAAGAAAAAACTGGTGGAAAGATGGTCGTTTCCAGTCAGAATGGATTGGTCCTTGTATCATAGATTACATCACAGAAAATGGCTGTGCAATATTAAGAGATTCCACAGGATCCAGGCTGAAAAGACCCATCAAGATGTCTCACCTCAAGCCGTATATAAGAGGGTCCAGTGAAAAAG GCAACCATTACATTCTACAAGGTGCAGTAGTTTTTGACCATGACTATATTGGCTTATCTGAAAGATCTAATAATTCAAGACAAGCAGACTCTGttgctgaaaaagaaataaatgcttACAAAAGGGATATCATGTCTGCTGTACAGAttccacctgcagcctgcaAAGACCAAGAATCAGCAGATGGTAAACAGGAATCTGAGCTGAGAGAAGATCATTGCATTGAACCAAacactgcagagccagagcaatGGCCATCACCTTGTTGGACCCTTCAGACAAAGACAGAGGATACTTAA